Proteins encoded in a region of the Nicotiana tomentosiformis chromosome 9, ASM39032v3, whole genome shotgun sequence genome:
- the LOC104096099 gene encoding adenylate-forming reductase 03009, producing the protein MKTTEKFERFASCRGVAFEIKPREDPFAVPKQPITEVSQGSKRYWLNSFSKKIVPSSSFMQRSMSRTSSHFCDLEIDLDDYDDDDVTLADIEEGYYEKEGSSPLQIQVGSSPLPFLPPKTLSKREKKNPNSSRLSVILLDQGLFTVYKRLFVLSFVLNITCLILAATGNFPYARRKAVSFSIGNIFALTLSRSEACLRVVFWLAVNCLGWSWIPIRIKTMVTSLLQSLGGIHSGCAVSSIAWLVYALILTLNDRENTSTEIIGVAFAILSLLCLSSLAAFPLVRHLHHNFFERTHRFVGWIALALLWAFITLTISYDPETKSYSTEIGSKLIKQQEFWLTVAITVLIIIPWLTVRRVPVKITSPSGHASIIKFEDGIKAGILGRISPSPFSEWHAFGIISDGKKQHMMLAGAVGDFTKSLVSNPPSHLWVRQVHFAGLPYLVNMYNKVLVVATGSGICVFLSFLLQPCSADVCLLWVTKGVEQNFGKEIKEMISGHPNEKVIIHDTALLGRPNVSEMSVETAKKWGAEVVIVTSNPEGSRDVVNACKKSGIPAFGPIWDS; encoded by the coding sequence atgaaaacCACAGAAAAGTTCGAGAGGTTCGCAAGCTGTAGAGGTGTAGCATTTGAAATAAAGCCTCGTGAAGATCCATTTGCTGTCCCTAAACAACCAATAACTGAAGTTTCCCAAGGTAGCAAAAGATACTGGCTTAATAGTTTTAGCAAAAAAATTGTACCCTCTTCATCTTTTATGCAAAGATCAATGAGTCGCACTAGTAGCCATTTTTGTGATCTAGAAATAGATTTGGATGActacgatgatgatgatgttacTCTAGCTGACATTGAAGAAGGCTATTATGAAAAAGAAGGGTCGTCACCTTTGCAAATTCAAGTGGGATCATCACCATTGCCATTTCTTCCTCCGAAAACACTGAGCAAACGCGAAAAGAAAAACCCTAATTCATCAAGATTGTCTGTCATTCTTCTTGATCAAGGCTTGTTTACAGTTTACAAGCGATTGTTCGTGCTCTCTTTCGTTCTGAACATTACTTGTTTGATTCTTGCTGCTACTGGGAATTTCCCATATGCAAGAAGAAAAGCTGTTTCCTTTTCCATCGGGAATATTTTTGCTTTAACACTAAGTCGAAGTGAAGCATGTTTGCGAGTGGTGTTCTGGCTTGCAGTGAATTGTTTAGGATGGTCTTGGATTCCTATTCGGATAAAGACTATGGTAACGTCTTTACTTCAATCTCTAGGTGGAATTCACAGCGGTTGTGCAGTTTCTTCAATTGCATGGCTCGTTTATGCCTTAATCCTGACGTTGAATGACAGAGAAAACACTTCCACTGAAATTATTGGTGTTGCTTTTGCAATCCTTTCACTTCTCTGCTTATCTTCATTGGCTGCATTTCCCCTTGTCCGCCATCTCCATCACAATTTCTTCGAGAGAACTCATCGTTTTGTTGGATGGATAGCATTGGCACTTCTTTGGGCTTTCATAACCTTAACAATTTCTTATGATCCTGAAACAAAATCTTATAGCACTGAGATTGGTTCCAAACTGATAAAACAACAAGAATTTTGGTTGACAGTGGCAATTACAGTGCTAATAATCATTCCATGGTTAACAGTGAGACGTGTTCCTGTGAAGATCACATCTCCATCTGGACATGCTTCTATTATCAAGTTCGAGGATGGAATCAAAGCTGGAATTTTAGGAAGGATTAGCCCTTCACCCTTCTCCGAATGGCATGCCTTTGGGATCATTTCGGATGGAAAGAAACAACACATGATGTTGGCAGGTGCAGTTGGTGATTTCACAAAATCTTTAGTGTCAAATCCTCCTAGCCATTTATGGGTTCGACAAGTTCATTTTGCAGGCTTGCCTTATCTAGTAAACATGTACAACAAGGTCCTGGTGGTGGCCACTGGCTCTGGAATCTGTGTTTTTCTATCATTTCTTTTGCAACCATGTTCAGCTGATGTGTGCTTGCTTTGGGTGACGAAAGGGGTGGAAcaaaattttggaaaggaaaTCAAAGAGATGATTAGTGGACATCCGAATGAGAAAGTGATTATACATGATACAGCTTTGCTTGGTCGACCAAATGTATCAGAAATGAGTGTTGAGACAGCCAAGAAATGGGGAGCTGAAGTGGTTATTGTTACTAGTAATCCAGAAGGGAGTAGAGATGTAGTTAATGCATGTAAGAAGTCTGGAATTCCTGCCTTTGGTCCTATTTGGGATTCCTGA